The Dictyostelium discoideum AX4 chromosome Un chrUn_00024, whole genome shotgun sequence DNA window GACGATTGCACTCTGAGTTAAGTAACTAATAAGTTCTACATCGACATTAGAGCTATCAGATGATAACATACTTGACATGAGAAGCAAAGGTTTCAAGCTATCGTTGATTCGCTTTTCGACAATCAACAAGTCAGTATCATTGTTCTTGACGTTGGATGATACAGTAATACCTTCAGGTGTACCGAATGGAGCGACATTCACTTGGAAGTTAGATGGAAAGTTGAATACTTTATTCAATTCGGATATCTCATCTTTCTTGAGGATACATTCTTCTTCGACGAGTAAACCTTGATTGTTTACCATATGTTTGTACTGACCAAGTAAGGTATCGGATAATTGATAATCGGTTGGAACTTCGACATTGTTACTTGATTCATCTTCACTTTGTTCATTCTCGGTGTCAGAGTTATCATGAGAAGGTTGGCTACTTGAATTGGTATTAGAAGAGAACATAGGTTCTTTCATGAATCTTGTAAAGGCTAAGGAAAGGTTGTTGATTTGATCTTCCATTGATTTCATTCTTAAATCAAAGGATTCAGCGCTATTAGAGGCAGAGGTACTACTACTAGAGGCTTCGTTATTATTAACAGTGGTAGACatattttattgttgatatctaaaattataatatgagaaaaaaaataa harbors:
- a CDS encoding hypothetical protein (Slime mold (D.discoideum) transposon DIRS-1, complete, clone SB41), with translation MSTTVNNNEASSSSTSASNSAESFDLRMKSMEDQINNLSLAFTRFMKEPMFSSNTNSSSQPSHDNSDTENEQSEDESSNNVEVPTDYQLSDTLLGQYKHMVNNQGLLVEEECILKKDEISELNKVFNFPSNFQVNVAPFGTPEGITVSSNVKNNDTDLLIVEKRINDSLKPLLLMSSMLSSDSSNVDVELISYLTQSAIVLAVNAQASLSRVRRNNIAKEIYGSEVLLPIYIIIYIYIL